The genomic window CAGCGCGACAGGCAAGGAAATCGAATTGGAGGAGCTCGGAATCCGAGTCAACGAGGACTACCTCCGACAGCGGCGCGAACGCTCGGAGCGGGAGGTCCCCGGAGCCTGATCGGCCCGTCCCAGAACGAGGTGGACGATCGACGGGAGAGAAATGGTGGCTGTAGAAGGTCGATCAGCCACCATTCGACTCCCGTCGATCCAGCGCAACCGCTCGGTGTTCAGTTCAGGCGACGCCCGTCGGCGGCGGAGAAGAAGTACGTGTGCTCCGGCGAGGTCGACAGCTTCAGGCGGGTGCCCTTCGCGGGCGGGTTGCGCCAATCAGCCCGCGCCACAATGGTTTCCCCCGCGCCGTTGATCTGACCCTCGGCGATCGTGCGGCCGTAGATGTAGGCGTCGGAGCCGAGCTCCTCCACCACGTCCACTTCCATCTCGATGCCGCCTTTACCGAGTCCGCTGCCGAGCTCGAAGTGTTCGGGGCGGATACCGACCACGAGCTTGCCTTCAGCGGCGTCGGACACCGAACGCGGCACCGGCAGCGCGTGCCCGCCCAGCGCCACCGCGCCGTCGGACACCGGAAGCGTGAACATGTTCATCGCGGGCGAGCCCATGAAACCGGCGACGAACGCGTTGGCCGGGTCCCGGTAGAGGTCGCGCGGGGTCGCGCACTGCTGGAGCAGGCCGTCCTTGAGCACCGCAACCCGATCGCCCATGGTCATCGCCTCGACCTGGTCGTGGGTGACGTACACCGTCGTGGTGCCGAGCCGCCGCTGCAACTGCGCGATCTGGGTCCGGGTCTGCACGCGCAGCTTGGCGTCCAGGTTCGACAGCGGCTCGTCCATCAGGAACACCTGCGGCTGGCGCACGATCGCCCGGCCCATCGCCACGCGCTGGCGCTGACCACCGGACAGCGCCTTCGGCTTGCGGTCCAGGTACGGCTCGAGGTCGAGCAGCTTGGCCGCCTCCAGCACGCGCTGGTCCTTCTCGGCCTTGGCGACCTTGGCCAGTTTGAGCGCGAAGCCCATGTTCTCGGCCACCGTCATGTGCGGGTAGAGCGCGTAGTTCTGGAACACCATCGCGATGTCGCGTTCCTTCGGCTCCGCGTGCGTGACGTCGTTCGCGCCGATCAGGATGCGCCCGCCGTTCACCTCCTCCAGCCCGGCGAGCATCCGCAGCGAGGTCGACTTCCCGCAACCGGACGGACCGACCAGCACCAGGAACTCGCCGTCGGCGATCTCCAGATCCAGCTGGTCGACGGCGGGTTTGGTCGCGCCGGGATAGAGGCGGGTAGCCCGCTCGAAGGTCACCGTAGCCACGGCAGATCACATCCCTTCACCGGCAGGAACGTGCCGGACGATCCGAGTAGAGGGGTCACCGTCGCACGCGGCGCGCGGACGGTCCGAACGATGGTATCGGTCGCTCGACCTAACCGCAGCCGAGTCCGGTCCGCGGCTATTCGTGACCTCCGCCCCCGCCACACCACCGCGAACGGTTTCACCACGCCGGATCCTCCGGACG from Nocardia bhagyanarayanae includes these protein-coding regions:
- a CDS encoding ABC transporter ATP-binding protein, encoding MATVTFERATRLYPGATKPAVDQLDLEIADGEFLVLVGPSGCGKSTSLRMLAGLEEVNGGRILIGANDVTHAEPKERDIAMVFQNYALYPHMTVAENMGFALKLAKVAKAEKDQRVLEAAKLLDLEPYLDRKPKALSGGQRQRVAMGRAIVRQPQVFLMDEPLSNLDAKLRVQTRTQIAQLQRRLGTTTVYVTHDQVEAMTMGDRVAVLKDGLLQQCATPRDLYRDPANAFVAGFMGSPAMNMFTLPVSDGAVALGGHALPVPRSVSDAAEGKLVVGIRPEHFELGSGLGKGGIEMEVDVVEELGSDAYIYGRTIAEGQINGAGETIVARADWRNPPAKGTRLKLSTSPEHTYFFSAADGRRLN